The genomic stretch AGATCCCTATGAGAGGGAATTTTTCTGCAACATACTTACTCCTGAAAGAAGGCTGCTTCACTTGAAGAGATATTGCAAAGAGAATAATATTGTTGAGTTAGCAGTAGCTAGTGATCCTAAAAAGTGAATGTGGCTGTTTGGAAAATTAGAGTTCCTTTATGTACTAAGTCTGGTTGTTTGAACAATATGTGGTTGTTGTTCTTTTTAAGGATTGAATGTGCTAAATATGTGGCTGTTTGTTATTTTTATGGATTGAATATGCTAAAAATGTGGCTGCTTGTTCTTTTTAAGGATTGAATGTGCTAAATATGTGGCTGTTTGTTATTTTTATGGATTGAATATGCTAAATATGTGACTGTTTGACTGACATGTTTTTGTTTGCTGCCTTAGGATGGCGATCAGCTTTCCTCAAGTGAATCTGATGACGACTTTTCTAAAGAGATTCTTACTTTCAAGAAGATGAGACAGTATCATCGTAAAAGGACTCGGGATATATTGAATGCTGCAATCATGATTGGTACGTACTGTGATACTTACATGGACAAAGGTCCAAAGAGGGTTGCTACTGTGTCGGTTATAGAATGGGTGCAGGAAACACTGTCTAGCATAACCtcttgctacaacatgtttagAATGTCAAACCCATTATTTCACAGACTGCATGACTTGCTGGTCGACATCTATAGGTTGAGGGCAACTAGAGGAATGTCAACGATGGAGGCTTTAGGAATGTTCCTTTGGATAATTGGCGCACCACAATCCCTTAGACAGGTTGAGGACCGGTTTGTAAGGTCCTTAGAAACAATAAGTCGTATATTTGATAGTGTTTTGTGTAGTATTTTTAAGCTAGCAGTGGATATTATTAAGCCAAAGGATTCATAATTTAAGACCGTGCACCAAAGATTGAAAAACTCTCATTTTGCCCCATACTTCAACAATtgtataggagctatagatgggacGCATGTACCAGTTGTGGTGCCAAATGATAAGGTGGTTCAGCACACCGGGAGACATGGATATACCTCACAGAATGTGCTGGCTATttgtgatttcgacatgaggttcaTGTTTGTTGTCAGTGGATGGCCTGGTTCGGTTCATGATATGAGAGTCTTCAGTGATGCCGTAAACAAATATGGTGACAAGTTTCCGCATCCTCCTGCAGGTACACTTATTTCTGTACTTGCATTGTTTTTATTTGTACAATAGATCGTGCCAACTTTATTAACATCATGAAATTATCTTCATTTGTAGGCAAATTTTCCATAGTTGACTCGGGATATCCAAATTATCCAGGTTACCTTGCACCCTGCAAGGGTACAAAGTATCATCTACCGGAGTTTAGGAGTGGCCCAATGCcaaaaggtatgaaagagactTTTAATTACGCACATTCGtcccttagaaatgttatcGAGAGGTCCTTTGGAGTGttgaagatgaggaggaggattttgttgggtataccaagttttccaatgcacaaacaaagcaaaataatagtagtatgcatggcaattcataatttcattcgAGAGAATGATATGGCTGATAGGACCTTCGGTATGTGCGATCGGGATGAAAATTACGTTCCCATGGCTGAAGTGCCAAACTACGAAGAACATGCGACAAATACCCAAGCAGAGGATGAAGATTGTAATATGAATGCATTTCGTGATGAATTAGCTAATGGTTTGTACAACAAATCGTAGATTATTTGTATGATTGTGTTGTAATGATATTGACAACATTTGTGCAATCTTTGTATTCTATCGTGTTTATAGGACAATCAAAATAATTTGAATGTTTTTTCTCCTTCAGTTCTTTGATTTGGCCgaatgagaaaaaaaacaaaggaaagtTCAGCAACATCACGCAAGCAACAGCACGCAAGCACGAGCAGCAACAGCACGCAAGCACGCTAGCCCTTGGCGTCAAAGCAAACAGATACATGTGCACAGGGTATTAGACAGCATTTAAGAGCAAGGTTTAATGCAATCATTTTTCAGCAAAGATGTTAAACtttgggcctgtttgggaagggggtgttaaagtttaacaccccctttttaacagattttaacacttttggttgccaaacacaagtgttaaagatgaagtgttaaaatttaacacccctcttttcataaacacatggagggggtgttaaaatgtgctaaaggtgttaaaagtggtccccctccccacttattccctggttgcccccctctctctcctcttctctctcctccactgccctcatcttccttccccgatccgcacgtcgcgcaccgccgccagtccgcccgtcgcgccgccgctggtccgcccatcgcgcgccaccgccggtccgcgccgctcctgcgccgggatgccgcgctgggcagcacgcggcgggctcgcgcgggcagcctcgcgcgggcggcgggcggcggccagcgcgggcggcctcgcgcgggcggcgggcggcgcaggtggtggcggtgggggcttgggcgggcgcggtggtggcgttgggggctcgggcgggcgcggccgctagcgccgcggtaggggacgccggcggcggggcggggccggaggcggcaggcgcaggggaggggccgacggggcggccggcagcgccgacgccgacgctggcgccgggcacggcgtggaccgagcagggtggggccggaggcgccaggcgcaggaaaggaggaagaaggaaggaggaggaaggagaagaaggaagaaggggtatttggctgccattgagaggagtgatgaggggtaaagttgtcaattacaacctaagatgttaaattttaacagatcatccaaacacctcaagatactaaagtttaacacctttatttgagggtgttaaagtttaacaccctgttaaattttaacacgcccttcccaaacagggcctttaACAACACATCCAAACATCCTAcgtgtgttaaaatttaacatctCATAACTTAGCCCTTACAAGGCAAACGATCTGTCGGTACACTCGTCAGTCGTCACTGCACATACGCACCATCCCGAGTCGGACCGCGGCCGCCAGATACCCCCAGCCAAGCAGAGCAGAAAGCAAACAGGCTTGTGAAaagatgccgccgccgctgccggtcaACCCGCAGCGTCTGTCGCCGGCGGAGTCCCGGGAGCGGACGCTGCGCTTCTTCCAAGGCCTGGGCGTGGACGTGCCCCTCCCGGCCTCGGCCGAGCGCCCCGATGCCTACGCCGACCTCGTCCGCGCCgtcctctcctccgccgccgtctcctcctcgCGCGTCTCTTGCACCCTCACCATGTCCCCCGCCCTCGCGGTGAGCGCCTCCTTCTTAATTAGCCTCCCCGCTGGATAGGACAAAGTCCCACTCGGTCTCTACTAATTACTACCTCCGACCGGCGCGGCGAAGTGCAGAACCAGTTCAACAcgctccacggcggcgcggtggcggccgtggccgaGGCCGTCGGGAtggcgtgcgcgcgcgccgcggccggggacAAGGAGCTGTTCCTCGGCGAGCTCAGCACCGCgtacctcgccgccgcgcgacTCAACGTGAGCTTCTCAGCAAACTCTCAACACCCTGGCATGCAGATTTTGTTTCCCCAAATTGTTTCGATCGCCATTCAACTGGCAGTGCAGGATTGAGTCGATCTTCACGACGTAATCTGTGTGCTACGAGGCAATCTCTTGCATTAGTTCAAAGATCTAGCACCTTGATGATTTGCAGTGATCGGTTGATCCAGGGACATACAGAGAGATTATGATAGCAAAATCACGCTAGAACCTGTGGTTGGGATTGGGAAATTGCTGCATAATAACTTTGCAAAAAATGCGGTTGACTCGCCGACTCGCCAGGCATTTGAATGAGGTGAACATCGTGCCTGGCATATCTGCTTACGAAGGTTGCAAGAGATGAGGAGATTGGATAATATCTGGTTTTACTTGGAACAATACGTGTTGGTACGGTCCTTCTAGAAGTTCTTTTTCCACACGTATCTCCCTGCGTTCTGCGTTCTAATTCCAACTTTCTCGAGATCAAAATTATAAATCAgatagatatactataaaaatatatttaatgaacaaattaatagtacttatttggtattaCGAATGTTTGTACATTGAGATATTTTGAGGGGGAATAACTcggtaatttggaacggaaggagtgtACTCGCTGCTACGGCGCAGCCTCCCCAGTCCGCACCCCAATTCCCCTCGCGATTCAGACGGAGTCGCCCCGACCGGAGCCGGCGACCACCGCGGCGCCGGGCCCCGGAGCAGGAAAGCAAGCGACGCAGGCGGAGTAGGAGATGGCGGAGGGGGAGCCTAGGCAGAAGCTATCGCCGGCGGACTCCCGGATGGTGGCGCTGGCATTCATCCGCGCCCTGGGCGCCGACGTGCGCCTCCCGGCCGCGGCCGACCAGCCCGACGCCTACTCCGCGCTCGTCCGCGCCATCCTCTCCTCCATCGCCGTCTCCGCCTCCCCGGACCCGCGGGTCTCCTGCACCATCACCGTCTTACCCGCCGTGACCGTGAGCACCTACTGCTGCTACTGGGCGCCCCGTTGaaatttctctcttcttcttcttctgctgctgcttaCCTACTAGTGCTCTCGCGTGGGCTGTGCGTGCAGAACGCGTACAACACGCTccacggcggcgtggtggcggccgtCGCAGAGGCCGTCGGGATGGCGTGCGtgcgggccgccgccggggacaaGGAGATGTTCCTCGGTGAGCTCAGCACCGCGTAcctggccgccgcgcgcctcgaTGTGAGATTCTAATGAAATTCCCAGCACCTTGATGCATTTTGGTTTCCCAACAATTTCGACCTCCATACCATCCAGCATCCATTGATTGGGATATAGTGAGTTACTTCATTCAGCAATTCGAAGCTTCGTGGCAATGTCGGGAATTGGGGTTGGGGACACTTGTTACTGATTTAATCAGTTAATCCAGTGACAAAAAATGGTTCTATGAACTGATAACTGTTTGTGATTGAGAGTGGTTTTACATACAACCTTTCAAGAAATGGTGTTGTTTGGTCTAGTGAGCTCTGGTAGAACCTCTAGCCAATATTTGAGGTTAAGATTCTGTCCGAAAAATTACTGAAATATGTCAATCTCGGTGCGTCAAGAAATTGGATACTACTCCCTCccttccaaattactattcgttttggcttttctaggtacatagcttttgctgcatatctagacatagcatatatctagatgcatagcaaaatctatgcatctagaaaaaccaaacgaatagtaatttgggactgAGGGAGTATCTAGTTTGTTGGGAACAATAAGTTTAAATAATCAATACTTTAAAATCTACCGACAGTTTAGTTGAAGCTAATGGGCCATGTAAATTGCAGGTACTTTTTCTTATAAAGCAAGGTAAGGGATCTAATAGAAGGGGGTGATGGGTATGGGTAAACACACCATGACTCAATAGTACAAGTGTGTCAAATAATGTATAACAGAACAAGGTTGCATGAATGACCAAGTAAGAAAGCGTATGGGAGGTTATAGCAAACGTGCCTGTAGCCTAGTGGTGGTTGTATTGCCTTAGTACTTAGTAGCACCCAGCAGCCCGGGTCCGACTCCTCTGTGGGAGCGGATTTTTGGGGCTGGGTTAAAAAAAACTGGCTGCTATGCAGTGAAATACGCGGTGGCCATAGGCATGTCTAGCTATGAAGTACTAGAGTCATGGCATTATGGAGAGCACAAATGGTAAGAAACAGTTGATGTGAGAAACATAGTGAAATAGGTATTCAGGTGCTTATCAAAAGCTACAATTCCATATCTGTTTGGAAAGTATAAATAACTCTAGATTATATCAGTGGTCAAAATTCATAAAAGTTCGATTGCATCTATTCTAATGTTGACATCTATTTTTGAAACAGAGGGTCTAATAGCAATTTTGGCCTTTATAATGATCATAAGAGGATTTTCATCCTCAAAAGATCCGATGGATTAATAACTTTGATTTGAATGTGATAACTGTCACATTCTAAAAGCTTTTGGCTTCTGTATGATTTATATAAtctgagaaaaaaaaggatgagAAAGCTTGAGAATGTCACTAGTAATTCTTTGTTCACTCAGTAGTATTGTGCGTTGTACTATCGTGTCCTTGTTGGAAAATGGGAATATGATAAAGCGGCCCCTGAAGCATGGCAAGTCAGGTAGCTTTAAATTATGGTTTTGATTTGGAATAAATCTATCAGATGCCACTTCATAAGTCTATGTCCTTCCGCAGGCTTCTTGCTGTGAGGCCCATGTCAATGAGACATCACTACATCAGTAACATTGCATTTAACTTGCATAATCATTCAATCTCTGTTGAGTCCAGTACATGATAGGAGCAGTATGAAAACAAAGTAATCGTACAATCTTATCTGCTGATCGCAAATAGCTGATGAATCCCATTGATGTTGCTGCGAATTGTACTGCTGTTGCCAATTCAATGAACTCGGGAAGGACGCCACATAACTTGTTTCTTTGCTGTTGCCATAATCCATTTTTCTGCGCTGTCTTTGTACTAGGGTTGATAAGTTCCTTTTCAAGCATTACAAATCCACTCCTAGAATTTCATGGCAGTACCACTCTCTGCCGATGTTAAACTTGAATATAATACTTCTAGTAGAAAGGTCTTTAAAGAATACTTCAGACAAGTGAATGAATGATAGGAATATAAAGCCATTTGAGTTCTTTCCTCTCATCATCAGATATTTTACCATGTCATGTGCAGTTGTGTATTCATTCCTAATATCCATTATCCATGTTCATGCAGTCTGAAGTGGATGTTGAAGCTAAGATACTGAGGAAGGGCAGGTCGGTCGTGGTTACCACTATTGACTTCACACTCAAGGATACCAAGAAGCTCTGTTATACATCTCGAGCCACCTTTTACATATTGCCCGCAGCAAGCCTATGAACAATCAAGTTTTATACGTGCAGTTTGTTGTATTTACAGGACCACTTTGTCTTGTTTATAATTAACTCGGATAACATATATATGGTGTATTAATAACGAAAATAAAAATCTTATTGACCCATGATGCCATGCTGCTGCAACTGTTccctgaagaaataaaaagaaaatcactAATAAGGATGATGACATGCTCAACCCGACCGGAGCATTATTTTATATGGTTGCATCTTTATCAAGGAACAGTGGCTTGCAGTTGGGGCTCAAAGTAATAGTAAATCTGCAATTTTCCCAAGATATAAAAGCCACCTTTTGTATCTGTTGTATTAACTTTTGCTCCTATAAGGTTTCCAACAGTTGCAGCAGAAAAGGAGAAAGGCTATTGTGTTCTGATTTATCAAGGAAGTGGACGATTATGATCAACCGATACTTTAAGGTCAGGAAATGCCTCTTGTGTTTCTCTGCGAAAATCATTGAGCTAAAGGGACACTTACaaattctaaattattttctgtTACATTGTCATTCCCATCTTTACCCAGGAGAAGGGAGATGTGAGTCGAGGCTAGATTGGGGTTTGAATAGCCCTCATTTTAGTACATGATTATACTTGGCGCCCATAGAGTCTGGTTTGTTTTACTCTGGGTTGGTCAAGGCCAGAGGCCATAGTATGTGCAACACCGTATCTGCCATATTTccgatttttcttcttctctctctcttgttTGAGAAGGCTAAGGTTTCTATTTCACCCTCACACCCGCCGCTTTTAAGCTTTTCCGAAAGTTTCGAACAAATGGCTAGAAAGTTCAAATAAATAGgtcttaggggctgtttggatacaccctactaaaatttagcacctgtcacatcggatgtttggatgctaattatgagtattaaacataggctaattgcaaaactaattgcacagatggagtctaatttgcgagacgaatccattaagcctaattagtccatgatttgacaatgtggtgctacagtaaccatttgctaatgacggattaattaggcttaatagattcgtctcgcgaattagcacagggttctgcaattagttttatattagctcatgtttagtcctcctaattagcatccaaacattcgatgtgacactgctaaaatttagcaccagGTATTCAAACACCCCTTAGTCAACATCCGACCTTGCGCAGCTACTCTTTGCAGTTCACCTCGACAGCTACGGTCCATATTGGAATTCTGGGATAATCCTCCGTTCAAAGCCAAGGTTGGTCAGACCGTGACGACAGTATAACAAAACATACCATCACACGTATTACTCAAAATCTCGAATCGCAACGGAATACCATTTGACCTTTCTCCAAACGAGGTCAAATGATTGGCGTGTAAAATGAGCATATTTTTCCAAGAAAATGAGGATGTATAAAAAATATTTGCAGTGGGCTAATAGATTACTCTCGATCCTTCTCGCACGTGGTAATCGTATTAGCCTATGTATGtagtcatgggctcatggctgTTACAGGTGTACCAAACGGTCCACGTCCATTAGAACGCCATCATAATCCAGTGGCTCAGTTCCGCACTTCACAGGCCCAAGTGGCTTGATAAGAAGGCATAGGAACCTTGAAATTTTCCACGCCGTCCTTGCATGCGAAAACTTAATCACACCGCTATCGAGCTAACTATGATTCGAGTTTGTAAATTATAATCGTGTTCATATTCTAGATACTTTACAATTTCTTCCCCAACTCCAGTGCTACCGTTAACCAATTTATCTATCTTATTACTCCTAGCATAATGAATCACTTTTAAATGTATGCCATCTAGCTTCAGTAAAGACTAAAGAGTTCTTGATATTCTTTTTTTAACTTCTGACTATCTTCAATGTGTAACTTCGGATATTCTTTTATTAAGTGTACTTAAAAATCTGACAAATTTATAAGATTATGAAagtaattttaaaaaaatgtgtATATACgattttttatattttcaaactTGATATTCTTAAATTTATCTCAAAAGTTTGACTGCATTTTATCCAAAAATGTCAGGTATGTGTAGATGTTGAGAAAAAGTGGGCATCAAGGATAAACCAAGGCAAAGGCGTTCCTAACGTAGCTTACTTGGTTTTGAGTTGTAGATCTCTGAGTGCAAATAGACACTATTTATTTAAGTTCATGGAATCCTGTTTGTTCTCATTTTGAAAGAACAAATCTCACACCCTAGAATAGTACGAAGCAAGCATGGGCAGAGATTTTTCTTTTAGATTGTGTCATTGTGTGGGATTTTCATGAATCTCACACGCCACTGATTGACATGACTAAAAGATTTATTTCATAAAAAATAGTTTTGCATGTACTGTTACTAAAACTTTTAGATTATAAGGGgttaaataaaaagaaaaatttggCATGCGCACAGCTCGTCTCAGCGCATTATAGAAAAGATTGACTTGGCCATTTCACCATTCCCAGTATACTTTCTCAAAATGTCTCTCTTAGTTAGACATATCCTCAACCTTTTATTACTTTTTTGAGGGATTTACCATTGATAGTCGATATGATACGTAATagatttttcaaattttaatgTGGACGGAAACAACAGGTGGTGTATACAAAATGGCAGATGCTTCACACATGATGTATACA from Setaria italica strain Yugu1 chromosome II, Setaria_italica_v2.0, whole genome shotgun sequence encodes the following:
- the LOC101768606 gene encoding uncharacterized protein LOC101768606 isoform X2; translation: MPPPLPVNPQRLSPAESRERTLRFFQGLGVDVPLPASAERPDAYADLVRAVLSSAAVSSSRVSCTLTMSPALANQFNTLHGGAVAAVAEAVGMACARAAAGDKELFLGELSTAYLAAARLNSEVDVEAKILRKGRSVVVTTIDFTLKDTKKLCYTSRATFYILPAASL
- the LOC101768606 gene encoding uncharacterized protein LOC101768606 isoform X1, which encodes MAEGEPRQKLSPADSRMVALAFIRALGADVRLPAAADQPDAYSALVRAILSSIAVSASPDPRVSCTITVLPAVTNAYNTLHGGVVAAVAEAVGMACVRAAAGDKEMFLGELSTAYLAAARLDSEVDVEAKILRKGRSVVVTTIDFTLKDTKKLCYTSRATFYILPAASL